One genomic segment of Microbacterium sp. ProA8 includes these proteins:
- a CDS encoding DUF1697 domain-containing protein translates to MRCVAFMRNVNQGQRGHPATADILAGFADAGCSDAQTFQSNGTIVFDSDAPSAVVEQAADAIAVRSGYDREILWIPWSELRAVVDEHGATPEPPRFELTLHSDTIIDRDDVRVVSCATEHRCSIVDAGQGWALVRNDVQGEGHGTPLLESLTGRPATSRGLPTVIRLIARFGR, encoded by the coding sequence ATGCGCTGCGTCGCCTTCATGCGGAATGTCAACCAGGGTCAACGCGGGCACCCCGCGACCGCCGACATCCTGGCCGGCTTCGCGGACGCCGGTTGCTCCGACGCCCAGACCTTCCAGAGCAACGGCACGATCGTGTTCGATTCCGACGCACCGTCGGCCGTCGTCGAGCAGGCGGCTGACGCCATCGCGGTGAGGTCGGGCTACGACCGTGAGATCCTGTGGATCCCGTGGTCAGAGCTTCGTGCGGTGGTCGACGAGCACGGCGCCACGCCGGAGCCGCCCCGCTTCGAGCTCACGCTGCATAGCGACACGATCATCGATCGGGACGATGTCCGGGTGGTGAGCTGCGCCACCGAGCATCGCTGCTCCATCGTCGATGCCGGGCAAGGCTGGGCTCTGGTCCGCAACGACGTCCAGGGTGAAGGCCACGGGACCCCCCTGCTCGAGAGTCTGACGGGAAGGCCGGCGACTTCTCGCGGGCTGCCGACAGTGATCCGGCTGATCGCCCGCTTCGGTCGATGA
- a CDS encoding hemerythrin domain-containing protein has translation MAAKLPSSGALPEGQHAGCDTSGLILVHRILRWLYRELPLLIREVDAGDVARAAIVGRYAHLDFYALHMHHETEDIALWDRLTSRDPGCTLHVDQMRAQHAEVAAQLARIEPQLAPWVATADPGLRDALAGDIETLRDTLGAHLRQEEDEIMPVAGVVMSQQEWDWMEKHTRETLAAHRKELGKDVMALQVGLLIASVPEDEREDWMRENIPAPIRLLYLLLMKRKYDQAMQELYPHRPVPEMV, from the coding sequence ATGGCTGCCAAGTTGCCGTCGTCAGGAGCGCTGCCGGAAGGGCAGCACGCGGGTTGCGACACGTCGGGGCTGATCCTCGTGCACCGCATCCTGCGCTGGCTCTACCGGGAGCTGCCGCTGCTGATCCGCGAGGTGGATGCCGGAGATGTCGCGCGTGCGGCGATCGTCGGCCGGTATGCGCATCTCGACTTCTACGCGCTGCACATGCATCACGAGACAGAGGACATCGCGCTGTGGGACCGGCTCACTTCGCGGGATCCCGGCTGCACGCTGCACGTCGATCAGATGCGCGCCCAGCATGCCGAGGTAGCCGCACAGCTCGCCCGCATCGAGCCGCAGCTGGCTCCCTGGGTTGCGACCGCCGATCCCGGTCTTCGCGATGCGCTGGCTGGTGACATCGAGACGCTCCGCGACACCCTGGGGGCGCATCTCCGGCAGGAGGAGGACGAGATCATGCCGGTCGCCGGGGTCGTGATGTCGCAGCAGGAGTGGGACTGGATGGAGAAGCACACGCGCGAGACCCTGGCCGCCCACCGCAAGGAGCTCGGCAAGGACGTCATGGCGCTGCAGGTCGGGCTGCTGATCGCGAGTGTGCCGGAGGACGAGCGGGAGGATTGGATGCGCGAGAACATCCCCGCGCCGATCCGGCTTCTGTATCTCCTGCTGATGAAGCGCAAGTACGACCAGGCGATGCAGGAGCTCTACCCCCACCGCCCGGTGCCCGAGATGGTGTGA
- a CDS encoding SDR family NAD(P)-dependent oxidoreductase: MSRAAAHVVVITGASSGIGRATARMYAKKGARLVLASRSKDALEAVAEECRALGAVALVVPTDVSHEGQVRALAAAAHSEYGRIDVWVGNAGVFAYGAFEHLPSKMFRQVLETNLMGQVHGARAVLPYFRRQDSGALVMVGSLYSRVGSPAISPYVTSKWGLLGFAESLRQELRGTGIRVRVVLPGTIDTPIYQHAANVTTRHVHPLPPASSPTRVARAIVRAPHRRRHAVFVGRSQTVVLPVHRFAPPVYDGMAGWLMDNVELRGEGADVTTGTVFDPPSSASPATGGWRSRRGPVAIGAVAAGLVAIVLSQRRRWAGASLSA, from the coding sequence ATGAGCCGGGCAGCCGCGCACGTCGTGGTCATCACGGGCGCATCGAGCGGAATCGGCCGTGCGACGGCGCGGATGTACGCCAAGAAGGGTGCGCGGCTCGTGCTCGCGTCGCGCAGCAAGGACGCACTCGAGGCCGTGGCAGAGGAGTGCCGGGCCCTGGGTGCGGTGGCGCTGGTCGTGCCGACCGACGTGTCGCACGAAGGCCAGGTGCGCGCGCTCGCCGCGGCCGCCCACAGCGAGTACGGCCGCATCGATGTGTGGGTCGGCAATGCGGGCGTCTTCGCCTACGGCGCCTTCGAGCATCTGCCGTCCAAGATGTTCCGGCAGGTGCTCGAGACGAACCTCATGGGCCAGGTGCACGGGGCACGTGCGGTGCTGCCGTATTTCCGGCGCCAGGACTCCGGCGCGCTCGTCATGGTCGGCTCGCTCTACTCGCGCGTCGGGTCGCCGGCCATCTCGCCGTACGTCACGAGCAAATGGGGTCTGCTCGGCTTCGCCGAGTCGCTGCGGCAAGAACTTCGCGGTACCGGCATCCGCGTGCGCGTCGTGCTGCCGGGAACGATCGACACCCCGATCTACCAGCACGCGGCCAACGTCACCACGCGGCACGTCCACCCGTTGCCCCCGGCGTCGTCGCCCACGCGGGTGGCGCGTGCCATCGTGAGGGCGCCGCATCGCCGGCGTCACGCCGTGTTCGTCGGCCGGTCGCAGACGGTCGTGCTTCCGGTGCATCGCTTCGCACCGCCCGTCTACGACGGGATGGCGGGGTGGCTGATGGACAACGTGGAACTGCGTGGCGAGGGCGCCGACGTGACGACGGGCACGGTGTTCGACCCGCCGTCTTCGGCAAGCCCAGCGACGGGAGGTTGGCGGTCGCGCCGCGGTCCCGTGGCGATCGGCGCGGTCGCCGCCGGCCTCGTCGCGATCGTGTTGTCGCAGCGCCGCCGCTGGGCCGGCGCCTCGCTCAGCGCCTGA
- a CDS encoding SRPBCC family protein, whose translation MWRRVSLDARLSHPPARVFPYLADPARWPEFAPAVEFRQRIDGGLAEIGSRWWAVDRIWGPFKVRFADVLELIEPGHRVVWHSTSPWNSRVEYVCVADGGGTRVLADYEGDVAGWLRLVALLPTFVLRRILLRDFRGLSRVLDAEERTAAAGPGRDHLIGGTSSMYRRAPVR comes from the coding sequence ATGTGGCGGCGTGTGAGTCTGGACGCTCGGCTCTCTCATCCTCCGGCGCGGGTGTTTCCGTACCTTGCCGACCCGGCTCGCTGGCCGGAGTTCGCACCGGCCGTCGAGTTCCGACAGCGGATCGACGGGGGGCTGGCCGAGATCGGGAGTCGCTGGTGGGCGGTCGACCGCATCTGGGGTCCCTTCAAAGTGCGGTTCGCCGACGTGCTCGAGCTCATCGAGCCCGGCCATCGCGTGGTCTGGCACTCCACGTCGCCGTGGAACTCGCGGGTGGAGTACGTGTGCGTGGCGGACGGCGGCGGCACCCGCGTTCTCGCCGACTACGAGGGCGATGTCGCGGGCTGGCTCCGGCTGGTGGCCCTGCTGCCGACCTTCGTCCTCCGGCGCATCCTGCTGCGGGACTTCCGCGGGCTGAGCCGTGTCCTCGACGCGGAAGAGAGAACGGCGGCGGCCGGGCCAGGCCGAGATCACCTCATCGGGGGTACGTCCAGCATGTACCGGCGAGCCCCGGTGCGATGA
- a CDS encoding ABATE domain-containing protein has translation MHASDDVTRMRLVGGNLGLDFINTRTGPPQGDPVDDLLDGYAGLVAWAAYAGVVSKNAAARLRRLAHEDPPAADAAFARSRGIRDDLDEVFRALVEGREADDLVLRRLREDESEALRSARLRPGAVFAWTWDEDRSLAGPLWPVVHEAIRLLLTGPLDRIKQCGGCRYLFLDESRNHARRWCSMEDCGTDEKIRRYVTTRRAARELRTLG, from the coding sequence ATGCACGCATCGGATGACGTGACCCGGATGCGTCTGGTCGGCGGCAACCTGGGGCTGGACTTCATCAACACACGCACCGGACCACCGCAGGGCGACCCCGTCGATGACCTGCTCGACGGATATGCCGGCTTGGTGGCGTGGGCGGCTTATGCGGGAGTCGTCTCGAAGAACGCGGCAGCCCGCCTGCGCCGCCTGGCACATGAGGACCCGCCTGCCGCGGACGCCGCGTTCGCCCGATCGCGGGGCATTCGAGACGACCTCGACGAGGTGTTCCGCGCACTCGTTGAAGGCCGCGAGGCTGATGATCTGGTGCTGCGCAGACTTCGCGAAGACGAATCAGAGGCGCTCCGAAGCGCGCGACTGCGGCCCGGGGCTGTCTTCGCCTGGACGTGGGACGAGGACCGATCCCTCGCCGGCCCGCTGTGGCCTGTCGTCCATGAGGCGATCCGCCTTCTGCTCACCGGCCCGCTCGACCGGATCAAGCAGTGTGGCGGATGTCGCTATCTGTTCCTCGACGAGAGCCGCAACCACGCCCGGCGGTGGTGCAGCATGGAGGACTGCGGCACCGACGAGAAGATCCGACGCTACGTCACCACTCGTCGGGCTGCGCGGGAACTGCGCACCCTCGGATAG
- a CDS encoding DUF2231 domain-containing protein, whose amino-acid sequence MSQNTPQQRAKQPRSALAGPYGHPFHPILVTIPIGAWVASIVFDIIGLVSDDPAPYVQGAWILIVIGLVGAVLAAVWGFLDYLQLGRGTDARRTATIHMALNLGVTVLFLINLLVRLSADDQDEVSIVGFILSIVGLAALGVSGWLGGKLAYHYGVRVADERTQMDGFR is encoded by the coding sequence ATGTCGCAGAACACCCCCCAGCAGCGCGCCAAGCAGCCCCGGTCGGCTCTCGCCGGGCCTTACGGGCACCCCTTCCACCCCATCCTCGTGACCATCCCGATCGGCGCATGGGTGGCGAGCATCGTCTTCGACATCATCGGGCTGGTCTCGGACGACCCCGCGCCGTACGTGCAGGGCGCCTGGATCCTCATCGTCATCGGCCTCGTCGGCGCCGTGCTCGCCGCCGTCTGGGGCTTCCTCGACTACTTGCAGCTCGGCCGCGGCACCGACGCGCGGAGGACCGCGACGATCCACATGGCACTCAACCTCGGCGTCACCGTGCTGTTCCTCATCAACCTTCTCGTGCGGCTGTCGGCCGACGACCAGGACGAAGTCAGCATCGTCGGATTCATCCTCAGCATCGTCGGTCTCGCAGCCCTCGGCGTGTCGGGATGGCTCGGCGGCAAGCTCGCCTACCACTACGGCGTGCGGGTCGCTGACGAGCGCACCCAGATGGACGGCTTCCGCTGA
- a CDS encoding saccharopine dehydrogenase NADP-binding domain-containing protein, with protein MSTNTRDHDIVLLGASGFVGGFTARHLARSAPDGVRIAVAGRSESRLRGVTEQLGVDWPRIVVDTGDDAAVARLASSTSVLATTVGPYLRYGMSVAAACARAGTSYADLSGESIFVARSILQNHETAERTGARIVHSCGFDSIPSDLGLGFAHAAAGGMPIVAATLRVRSLRGGISGGTIDSLRQQLAEAAQDASARRLLGDPYALTPGPSVRLPGHRGSRWGKERGAWQAPFIMGAYNQQIVQRSNYLTDWSYGQLMRYREVVATGRGAVGFARAGAVALATAGFVGALSFPPTRALLDRVLPSPGSGPSRGAIEHGTFVLDVDAYPVEGSPRRTRVAAPYDPGYGGTGVMLAESALSLALDELSDRAGVLTPMVAMGERLAARLRAYGFTFEVGEVD; from the coding sequence ATGAGCACGAACACGCGTGACCACGACATCGTCCTCCTCGGCGCATCCGGGTTCGTGGGCGGATTCACCGCACGGCACCTGGCGCGTTCGGCGCCGGACGGCGTGCGGATCGCCGTCGCGGGACGATCCGAGTCGCGTCTGCGCGGCGTGACGGAGCAGCTCGGCGTCGATTGGCCGAGGATCGTGGTCGACACCGGGGATGACGCGGCCGTTGCACGGCTCGCGTCCTCGACGTCCGTCCTCGCGACCACGGTCGGGCCATACCTCCGCTACGGCATGAGCGTTGCCGCGGCCTGCGCACGCGCGGGCACGTCCTACGCCGATCTGTCGGGTGAGAGCATCTTCGTCGCGCGCAGCATCCTGCAGAACCACGAGACGGCCGAAAGGACCGGCGCCAGGATCGTGCACTCCTGCGGCTTCGACTCGATCCCGTCCGACCTCGGTCTAGGGTTCGCGCATGCGGCCGCCGGCGGTATGCCCATCGTCGCGGCGACGCTGCGGGTGCGATCGCTGCGCGGTGGCATCAGCGGCGGAACGATCGACTCGCTGCGGCAGCAGCTGGCAGAGGCGGCGCAGGATGCCTCCGCCCGGCGCCTCCTCGGCGACCCCTACGCGCTCACGCCTGGGCCGTCCGTGCGACTGCCCGGCCACCGTGGCAGCCGATGGGGCAAGGAGCGCGGGGCGTGGCAGGCGCCGTTCATCATGGGCGCGTACAACCAGCAGATCGTGCAGCGGAGCAACTACCTGACGGACTGGAGCTACGGGCAGCTCATGCGGTACCGCGAGGTCGTGGCCACCGGACGCGGGGCCGTCGGCTTCGCGCGTGCCGGCGCCGTCGCGCTCGCGACCGCAGGGTTCGTCGGGGCCCTGTCGTTCCCCCCGACGAGGGCGCTCCTGGATCGAGTGCTGCCTTCACCGGGCTCGGGGCCGAGCAGGGGCGCGATCGAGCACGGCACGTTCGTCCTCGACGTCGATGCCTACCCCGTCGAGGGCTCACCCAGGCGAACGCGGGTGGCTGCCCCGTACGACCCGGGCTACGGCGGGACCGGCGTGATGCTCGCCGAGTCGGCGCTGAGTCTCGCCCTCGATGAGCTGAGCGACCGGGCAGGCGTGCTGACCCCGATGGTGGCGATGGGCGAACGGCTGGCTGCCCGCCTGCGGGCTTACGGGTTCACCTTCGAGGTCGGCGAAGTCGACTGA
- a CDS encoding ABC-F family ATP-binding cassette domain-containing protein, which yields MTATLVTRGLAGGHGHRTLFDSLDLTVAPGDVIGVVGANGAGKSTLLRLLAGIDEPQAGSITLSPADAFVGWLPQEHERVVGETVAEYIARRTGCAQATRDMDAAAAALGDPSPSATGVDPADTYSTALDRWLASGAADLDERVPVVLADLGLDLGGAPAEEAAMTSLSGGQAARVGLAALLLSRFDIALLDEPTNDLDLDGLERLESFVRGLRGGVVLVSHDREFLARSVTRVLELDLAQHSHRLYGGGYDAYLEERATVRRHAREKYDEFAEKKADLVARARTQREWSSQGVRNAMKKSPDNDKIRRKAATESSEKQAQKVRQMESRIARLDEVEEPRKEWQLEFTIGSAPRSSTVVSTLSSAVFEQGSFTLGPVSVQVNAGERIGITGHNGAGKSTLLRALLGRQAPTAGTASLGANVEVGEIDQARSLLVGSRPLAAAFEELVPAMESGEVRTLLAKFGLKADHVSRPVDELSPGERTRAALALLQARGVNVLVLDEPTNHLDLAAIEQLEQALESYRGTLLLVTHDRRMLDAVQLDRHWRVDAGRVTENH from the coding sequence ATGACGGCAACACTCGTGACGCGCGGCCTGGCCGGCGGTCACGGCCACCGCACGCTCTTCGATTCGCTCGATCTGACGGTGGCGCCGGGAGATGTCATCGGGGTGGTCGGTGCCAACGGGGCCGGAAAGTCCACGCTGCTGCGGCTGCTCGCCGGGATCGACGAACCGCAGGCCGGCAGCATCACGCTCTCGCCCGCCGACGCCTTCGTCGGCTGGCTGCCGCAGGAGCACGAGCGCGTCGTCGGAGAGACCGTCGCCGAGTACATCGCCCGTCGCACCGGCTGTGCTCAGGCGACGAGGGACATGGATGCCGCGGCCGCCGCGCTGGGCGACCCTTCGCCGTCCGCGACCGGCGTGGATCCCGCCGACACCTACTCGACGGCGCTGGACCGCTGGCTGGCGAGCGGCGCCGCCGACCTGGACGAACGCGTTCCGGTCGTCCTCGCCGATCTAGGACTCGACCTCGGCGGGGCGCCCGCCGAAGAGGCGGCCATGACGTCGCTGTCGGGCGGACAGGCCGCCCGCGTCGGTCTCGCCGCGCTGCTGCTGTCCCGGTTCGACATCGCGCTGCTGGACGAGCCGACCAACGATCTCGACCTGGACGGCCTGGAGCGGCTCGAGTCCTTCGTGAGGGGTCTCCGCGGCGGCGTCGTGCTGGTCAGCCACGACCGTGAGTTTCTCGCGCGCAGCGTGACACGCGTCCTCGAACTCGATCTGGCGCAGCACTCCCACCGTCTCTACGGCGGTGGCTACGACGCCTACCTCGAGGAGCGCGCCACCGTTCGCCGCCATGCGAGGGAGAAGTACGACGAGTTCGCCGAGAAGAAGGCGGATCTGGTCGCGCGGGCGCGCACCCAGCGGGAATGGTCGAGCCAGGGTGTGCGCAACGCCATGAAGAAGTCGCCCGACAACGACAAGATCCGGCGCAAAGCGGCGACCGAGTCCAGCGAGAAGCAGGCGCAGAAGGTGCGTCAGATGGAGAGCCGGATCGCGCGGCTCGACGAGGTGGAGGAGCCGCGCAAGGAGTGGCAGCTCGAATTCACCATCGGCTCCGCACCGCGTTCCAGCACGGTCGTCTCGACGCTGAGCTCCGCGGTCTTCGAGCAGGGGTCGTTCACGCTCGGGCCGGTGTCGGTGCAGGTGAACGCGGGCGAACGGATCGGCATCACCGGGCACAACGGCGCGGGCAAGTCGACGCTCCTTCGGGCGCTGCTGGGCAGGCAGGCGCCGACGGCGGGCACAGCGAGTCTCGGCGCGAACGTGGAGGTCGGCGAGATCGACCAGGCCCGCTCGCTGCTGGTGGGATCACGGCCCCTCGCCGCCGCGTTCGAGGAGCTCGTGCCGGCGATGGAGTCCGGTGAGGTACGCACGCTGCTCGCCAAGTTCGGCCTGAAGGCCGATCATGTGAGCCGGCCGGTCGACGAACTCTCTCCGGGCGAGCGCACGCGGGCGGCGCTCGCGCTCCTGCAGGCGCGGGGCGTGAACGTGCTGGTGCTCGATGAGCCCACCAACCACCTCGACCTGGCGGCCATCGAGCAGCTCGAGCAGGCACTCGAGTCGTATCGGGGCACGCTGCTGCTCGTGACACACGACCGCCGCATGCTCGACGCCGTGCAGCTCGACCGGCATTGGCGGGTCGATGCCGGTCGCGTCACCGAGAATCACTGA
- a CDS encoding alpha/beta hydrolase → MSSTSFSTPLRTVDAGELSVAYIDAGDPAAEPVVLLHGFPYDIHSYVDVLPLLTDAGFRVLVPSLRGHGSTSFRDTRSIRSGQQAALGADLLAFIDALALEQPILAGYDWGARAACVVAALWPERVGGLVSVNGYLIQDISAAGIPLTPPLEAGFWYFWYFATERGRAGLSRDARGIADVIWRRNSPAWAYDAATLDRTAAAFDNPDYVDVVIHSYRHRLGLEPGAPAYVDLERRLAALPSITVPTITLDGTADGNFPATDGSQHDRFFTGPRRHRRVPDAGHHLPAEAPHAFAEAILDIAEPPGDGAGTP, encoded by the coding sequence ATGTCGAGCACTTCCTTTTCCACCCCGCTGCGCACCGTCGACGCCGGCGAACTGTCCGTCGCGTACATCGACGCGGGCGATCCCGCCGCCGAGCCGGTCGTGCTCCTCCACGGGTTCCCGTACGACATCCACAGCTACGTCGACGTGCTGCCGCTGCTGACGGATGCCGGCTTCCGCGTGCTCGTCCCGTCCCTCCGGGGGCACGGCTCCACGTCGTTCCGCGACACGCGCAGCATCCGCTCCGGTCAGCAGGCCGCGCTCGGTGCCGACCTGCTCGCGTTCATCGACGCCCTGGCCCTCGAGCAGCCGATCCTCGCCGGCTACGACTGGGGCGCGCGCGCCGCCTGCGTCGTCGCCGCACTGTGGCCCGAGCGCGTGGGCGGGCTGGTGTCGGTGAACGGCTACCTGATCCAGGACATCTCGGCAGCCGGCATCCCGCTCACTCCGCCTCTCGAAGCCGGATTCTGGTACTTCTGGTACTTCGCGACCGAGCGCGGGCGCGCCGGCCTCTCCCGCGACGCGCGGGGCATCGCCGACGTGATCTGGCGCCGCAACTCCCCCGCCTGGGCCTACGACGCCGCCACCCTGGACCGAACCGCCGCCGCCTTCGACAACCCCGACTATGTCGACGTGGTCATCCACTCGTATCGCCATCGCCTCGGTCTCGAGCCCGGGGCGCCTGCGTACGTCGACCTCGAACGTCGCCTCGCCGCACTGCCGTCGATCACCGTGCCCACGATCACGCTCGATGGCACGGCCGACGGCAATTTCCCCGCCACGGACGGATCGCAGCACGACCGCTTCTTCACCGGTCCGCGGCGGCACCGACGCGTTCCGGACGCCGGACACCACCTTCCCGCCGAGGCCCCGCATGCGTTCGCCGAAGCGATCCTCGATATCGCCGAGCCGCCGGGCGACGGCGCGGGCACTCCCTGA